The genomic DNA CGCATACCGGCTGGACAGCGGGCCGATCACCGTCCAGGCCCAAAAGCCGATGGTGGAGGCAATGGTGGCCACGACCAGGTTTCGCAGCTGGCCTGATTTCAGGTCCGGTGTTGGTGCCGGGGTAACCGGGGATGCCGGCATGGTGTCCTCGCTTCTGAGAAAGTGCCGTCAGGGAATCATTTCGGAGGCACGCCGGGCCGGTCCCGGTCCGGGGTGCCCACCGGGTCCCAGCCCCGCCGCGGCGTTCCCACACCCGGAGCCGGCCGCTTTCCACGCGAGCGGTACACGATGTAGGGGCGGAACAGGTACTGCAGCGGTGCGGTGAAGGCATGCACGAGCCGGGTGAACGGCCAGAGGGCAAAGAGCACCAGGCCCGTCAGCGTGTGGATCTTGAAGGACATGGAGGCTGCCGTCATGCCCACGAGGTCCGGCTGGAAGATGAAGATGGAGCGGAACCACGGTGAGACCGTGTCCCGGTAGTTCACGATCTTCGTGTCGAAGACGGAAAAGACCGTGGTCGCCAGCCCGGCGAGGATGGCGGCCAGCAGGAAAATGTACATCACCTTGTCGTTCCGGGTGGTGGCCATAAACACGGGACCGGTGGTGCGGCGCCGGTAGATCAGCAGCACGATCCCCACCAGGGTGGCTACCCCGGCGATGCTGCCAACGCTGAGGGCAAAGAAATGATACGTGTCCTCGTTTACCCCTGCGGCATCCATCCAGGTCTTGGGGATCACCAGACCCACAAAGTGGCCCACAATCACGGCCAGGATGCCGAAATGGAACAGCGGCGAGGCAATGCGCAGCAGCCGCGACTCGTACAGCTGCGAAGAGCGGGTGGTCCAGCCGAACTGGTCATACCGGTAGCGCCAAATGGAGCCGAGGATCAGGATGGCCAGCACCAGGTAGGGCAGCACGCCCCACAGCATCACGTCATCCAGCCCTACCTGCACATTCCCGGGGGGCGGCACATCCAGCGGCAGGCTCATCATGGGCTGTTCCTTTCACTCACCGGCAGCAGCCGCGAACTGTAGGGCTCCAGGCCAACCGTCTCAGTGGGCGGCCCGTACCCGGCCGTCCGCATCACCTCGGCCCTGTCCTCCGGAGATACCCCGGGCAGCGTGGTGCAGAGCAGGGTCAGCACCCCTTCATAGGGCAGCCCGTCATCCCGCAGGGCCAGGCGCAGCAGTTCCACGGAGGGCCGGTAACGCTGCAGCAGTTCGTAGCCGTCCTCCGGAGACACCTTGGCGGCGAATTCGAGCACCAGCGGCAGGTAGTCCGGCAGTTCGCTTCCCTCCGGCAGCGCGCCGTGGGAGCGGTAGACCTCCTTGAAGGCGGCCAGGGCCTCCCCACGCCGTCGGGTATCGCCGTCGGTCCAGTAGGTCAGGTGCAGGCTGTGCCGCTTGGAAAGATCAAACTCCTGCACGTAGCTTGCCTGCACCTCGCGCAGCGGTGTGTCGGTGAACCAGCTGAACAGGTCCTCCAGCTCGGAACCGGTGGCCCCGGCTTCGGCGAGCGCGGACCGCAGGGCAGGCAGAGCGTCCATCAGTGCCCGGTCCGGGTACTCGAGCAGCAGCGCCGCCGCCTGCCGGATGACCCGGCTGCGCGCAGGATGGGCGTCCGCGTAAGGTTCCGGGGCCACTGTGCCCTTGCCGGGTTTGCCCAGCAGTTTCTCGAGCAGGCTCACTGCCGTACCCCCGGCCCGGAGGACGGGGGTTCCCCGCCGTCGCTGTTCCCTGTCGCGGGAGCCGGTCCGTCACCGGCGGCCTGGTCATATCCGGCACCCTTATCCGCACCGGCATCGGCGTCCGCAGCACCGCGGTTGTTGTTCCGCGGAAACAGGCCCTTGGGTGATCCCCGTCCGTCCCAGTTCAGCAGGTTGACCCGTCCGCCCAGATCGCCGTTCCCTGTCGGGTCGTCTCCGCGCTGCCGGGCCTGCAGTGCCTCGAAGTTTTCCACCGCCACGGGGGTGGGACGGCCGGAGGCCTCACCGAAGACGCCGGTCTGGCCCATCCCGGGCCCGCCTTCCACATCCAGGGAACAGCCGATTTCCTCCAGGTTGTGGGCGTCCTCCAGGTGCGCGCTGGGGATCACGTACCGCTCTTCGTATTTGGCCACGGCCATCAGCCGGTACATCGCCACGATCTGCTCTCCGGACATGCCGACGTCGGCGGCGATCTTTTCATCCGGTGCGTCACCGAGGGTGATGTCGCGCATGTAGGCGCGCATGGCCGCGAGCTTGCGCAGCACCCCGGTGACCAGGTCCGTGTCCCCGGCGGTGAACAGCTCGGCCAGATACTCCACCGGAATCCGCAGCGCCTCGATGGCGCCGAAGAGGTTGTCCGCGCTCTCGCCGTCGTGCCCCTGTTCGTTCAAAACGTCCACAATCGGGGACAGCGGCGGGACGTACCAGACCATGGGCATGGTCCGGTATTCCGGGTGCAGCGGCAGCGCCACCCGGAAGGTTTTGGCCATCGCGTAGACCGGCGAGCGCCGGGCCGCGTCCAGCCAGTCCTCCGGAATGCCTTCGGCCCGGGCGCCGGCAATGACTTCCGGATCATTGGGGTCCATCATCAGGTCCAGCTGGGCCTCGTACAGGTCCTGCACGTTCGGCGTGGAGGCGGCCTCGGTGACGCGGTCGGCGTCGTACAGGAAAATCCCGATGTACCGCAGCCGTCCCACACAGGTCTCGGCGCACACGGTGGGAAGGCCCACCTCGATGCGGGGATAACAGAAGGTGCACTTCTCCGCCTTGCCGGAGCGGTGGTTGAAGTACATCTTTTTGTACGGGCACCCGGTGATGCACTGCCGCCAGCCGCGGCAGCGGTCCTGGTCCACCAGCACAATGCCGTCCTCTTCGCGCTTGTAGATGGCGCCGGAGGGACAGGAAGCCATGCAGGACGGGTTCAGGCAGTGCTCGCAGATCCGGGGCAGGTAGAACATAAAGGTGTTGTCGAAGTCCGCCTTGACCTTCTCTTCGGCCTCGCTGCGCAGCTTCTGGAGCACGGGGTCCTGCTGCTCGGTGTTTTTCGAACCGCCCAGGTCATCGTCCCAGTTCGCAGACCATTCAATATTCATGTTTTCGCCGGTGATCAGGGACTTGGGCCGGGCCACGGGGAAGTCCTTGCCTGCGGGGGCGTTGATCAGGTTTTCGTAGTCGTAGGTCCACGGCTCGTAGTAGTCATTCAGTTCGGGCTGGACCGGGCTGGCGAAAATGCCGAAGAGCTTGGCGAGCCGGCCGCCGGCCTTCAGCTTCAGCTTCCCGCGGCTGTTCAGTTCCCAGCCGCCCTTCCATTTCTCCTGGTCCTCATACCGGCGCGGGTAGCCCTGCCCGGGGCGGGTCTCCACGTTGTTGAACCACACGTATTCGGTGCCGGCCCGGTTGGTCCAGGCCTGTTTGCACGTCACTGAACAGGTATGGCAGCCAATGCACTTATCCAGTGCCATCACCATTGCCGTCTGCGCCATGATTCGCATCAGTACGCCACCTCCTGGGAACGCTTCCGGACGACGGAGACAATGTCGCGCTGGTTGCCGGTGGGGCCGAGGTAATTAAAGGCCCAGGACAGCTGCGCATAACCGCCGATCATGTGTGTGGGTTTGACCAGGATCCGGGTCACCGAATTATGGATGCCCCCGCGCCGGCCCGTGGCTTCGGACTTGGGCACGTCAATGATGCGCTCCTGCGCGTGGTAGACGTACAGCACCCCGGCAGGCATCCGGCTGCTGACGATCGCCCGGCCCACCAGCACCCCGTTGGTGGACACACACTCCACCCACTCGTTGTCCGACACTTCGATCAGCGCGGCGTCCTGCGGGCTGATCCAGACCGAGGTCCCGCCGCGGGAGAGGGAGAGCATCAGCAGGTTGTCCTGGTACTCCGAATGGATGGACCACTTGTTGTGCGGGGTCAGGTACCGCACGGCAACGGACAGCTCGCCGCGGGTCCCCAGCTGCGGTTCGCCGAACAGGCGGTGCATATCCAGTGGCGGCCGGTACACCGGCAGCGCCTCACCCATGTCCAGGATCCAGTCATGGTCCAGGAAGAAGTGCATCCGACCGGTCAGGGTATGGAACGGTTTGAGCCGTTCGATGTTGATGGTGAACGGCGCGTACCGCCGCCCGCCGGTCTCGGACCCGGACCACTCCGGGGAGGTAATCACCGGTGTGGGCCGGTCCTGGGTGTCGCGGAACGTGATCTGCCGGTCCTCCGCACCTTCGGCCAGATCCGCCAGCGGGACCCCGGTCCGCTTTTCCAGGGTTTTAAAGCCCTGCACGGCCAGTTCTCCGTTGGTGGTGCCCGAGAGCAGCAGGATGGCTTCGGCCATCCGGGCATCCGTGTCCACGGCTGGCCGCCCGGCCGCGGCGCCCCGGTCAAATACGCCGTGCTTGCGCGCCAGCTGGACCAGCGGACGGGACACATCGTAGGTGACGTATTTCGTGGTCAGGCCCAGCTTGTCCGCCAACGGTCCGATGGCCACGAACTTTTCACCGATCGCCGTGTAGTCCCGTTCCACCACCGCCAGGGAGGGCAGGTTCTTCCCCGGGACAGCGGGAATATCCGTGCCCTTCCAGTCCGGGGCGTGGCCGCCGGGCTGGGCGATCTCTCCGGGGGTGTCATGGGTCAGCGCCGTGGCCACCATGTCCTTGCGCACGCCCAGGTGCGTCAACGCCTGGCGGGAGAACTCCTCGGCGAGCAGCCGGAACAGATCGTAATCCGTCTTGGCTTCCCACGGCGGGGCGATGGCCGGCGTGAAGGCATGCACGTAGGGGTGCATGTCGGTGGAGGACAGGTCGTACTTCTCGTACCAGGTGGCGGCCGGGAACACGACGTCGGAAAGCAGCGTGGAACTGGTCATCCGGAAATCCGCGGAGACCAGCAGGTCGAGCTTGCCCTGCGGTGCTTCCTCGCGCCACACCACGTCTTTGGGACGGGCTTCGGCGTGGTCCTTGCCCATCACGTTGTTCAGGGTGCCCAGCAGGTGCTTCTGGAAGTACTCCTCCCCCTTGGCCGAGGAGCCCAGGAGGTTCGAGCGCCACAGGATCAGGGTCCGCGGCCAGTTCTCCGGGGCATCCACATCCTCCACGGCGAAACGCAGCTTCTCCTCCTTCAGCTGCCGTGCCACCCAGGCGGCCTCCGTGTCCGCCTCCCCGCGGGCCACGGCCGCCGCGGCGTCATCGGCCACGTCCAGGGAATTGCGCGCATCGAACTGGGGGAAGAACGGCATCCAGCCCATCCGGGTGGACTTCGCAACCACATCGGCGGTGTGCATGCCGCGCAGGTGGCCGGTGGCCAGCGGGGACTGCATGGCGTCGGAGGAATACCCGTCGGAGCGGAACTGGTCCGTGTGCATGTACCAGAATGCCGTGCCGATCATGAACCGGGGCGGCCGGTTCCAGTCCCCGGCGGAGGCCATGGCTGCCCAGCCGGTAATGGGCCGGCACTTCTCCTGGCCGACGTAGTGCGCCCAGCCGCCGCCGTTGCGGCCCTGGCAGCCGGTGAGCATCAGCATGGCCAGAATGGCACGGTAGGTCACATCGCCGTGGTACCACTGGCAGATGCCGGCGCCGAGGATGATCATGGACCGGCCCTTGGATTTTTCCGCGTTGGCGGCGAAATCCCGGGCCGTGCGGATGACGGCTTCCGGGCTGACGTTGGTGATTTCATGCTGCCACGCCGGCGTGTAGGGACTGGCGGCGTCGTCATACCCGGCCGCCCACTGTCCGGGCAGCCCGTCCCGGCCCACCCCGTACTGGGCCAGCATCAGGTCAAAGACGGTGGTGACCGTCCGCCCGGCCACCTCCATCACCGGCACGCCGCGCTGCACTACCGTTCCGACCCCGGACGGGTCGGTGAAGGCGGGCAGGTCCACCCGGCTGACCTTTTGGCTGTAGGAGGAGGCATCGGCCACCGACAGGGCGGGCACCACGCCCTGCAGGTCCAGGTTCCATTTCCCGGCGTCGGCCTCGTTGTACCGGAAGCCCACGGAACCGTTGGGCACCACCGGGGTGCCGGCGTCGCGGTCCAGCAGCACCGTCTTGAAGGCGGCGTCCGCGGCTTTGGCCTCGCCCCGCCCCAGCTCCGCGGCGGTGAGGAACTTGCCCGGAACCACGGTTCCGTCAGGGCCCTGCTCCAGTGCGACGAGGAACGGCAGATCGGTGTACTGCACCACGTAGTCCTCGAAGAACGGCACCCGCCGGTCCACGAAGTTCTCCTTCAGGATCACGTGGCCCATTGCCATCGCGAGCGCGGCGTCGGAGCCGGCCGCGGCGGGGAGCCATTCATCGGCGAACTTGGTGTTGTCCGCATAGTCCGGGCTGACCGAGACCACCTTGGTGCCGCGGTAGCGCCCTTCCACCATCCAGTGCGCGTCCGGAGTGCGGGTGACAGGGATATTGGAACCCCACATCATCAGATAGGTGGCGTCCCACCAGTCCCCGGATTCGGGTACGTCGGTCTGGTCCCCGAAGACCTGCGGACTGGCCACCGGCAGGTCCGCGTACCAGTCATAAAAGCTGTTCATCACCCCGCCAATGAGGTTGATGAACCGGGCACCGGCCGCGTGCGAGACCATGGACATGGCCGGGATGGGCGAGAACCCGGTGCAGCGGTCCGGGCCGAAGTTCTTCACCGTGGCGACGTGTGCGGCCGCAGTCATCTCCAGTGCCTCGGCCCAGCTGGAGCGCACCAGTCCGCCCTTGCCCCGTGCCTGCTGGTAGGTGCGCCGGCGCTGCGGATCATTCACAATCTCTTCCCACGCCAGCACCGGGTCCCCGGTTCGCTCCCTGGCAGCACGGTACATTTCCAGCAGCACCCCGCGGATATAGGGGAACCGGACCCGGGTGGGCGAATAGGTGTACCAGGAGAAAGCCGCGCCGCGCGGGCAGCCGCGCGGCTCGTACTCGGGCCGGTCCGGTCCCACGCTCGGGTAGTCGGTCTCCTGCGCCTCCCAGGTGATGATCCCGTCCTTGACGTACACCTTCCACGAGCAGGATCCCGTGCAGTTCACGCCGTGGGTGGAGCGCACCACCTTGTCGTGGCTCCACCGGTTCCGGTAGAAGGCGTCCCCCTGCCGGCCGCCTTCCCGGAACACGGCCCGTCCGTCAGCGGTCTCATCCCATCGGGTGAAGAACCGGCCGAGTTTGAGCATTGCGTCAGATGCGGGGCCATCGATCCCCGGAGCGGAGCCAGCCATAGGTACCAGCTTGGAACAGGGCGGCCCGCGCAAACAGGGGGAACCCGCATATCGCAGTCCCGACCCGGTAGTTTTTCGGACGGCGGCAGTGTCCGGCCGGTTTGGACCCGGGCGATAAACTCGATTTGTGAGCACAGAACTTCCAGCACAGGTGTCCGATATCTTCGACCCGCGGCAGTGGCGTCTCGTCTCCGGGTTCGAGGACCTGGCAGACATGACCTACCACCGCCAGGTGGAGCGCGACGCCGACGGCGCCGTCATACGTGACCTGCCGACCGTGCGGATCGCGTTCAACCGCCCCGAGGTGCGCAATGCTTTCCGTCCCGGCACCGTGGACGAGCTGTACCGGGCCATGGACCACGCCCGGATGACCCCCGACGTCGCCACCGTTCTGCTCACCGGCAACGGCCCCTCTCCCAAGGACGGCGGCCACTCCTTCTGCTCCGGCGGAGACCAGCGCATCCGCGGACGCGACGGCTACCGCTATGCCGAGGGCGAGACGAAGGAAACCATTGACCCCGCACGCGCCGGCCGGCTGCACATCCTGGAAGTCCAGCGGCTGATGCGCACCATGCCCAAGGTGGTCATCGCCGTCGTCAACGGCTGGGCAGCCGGCGGCGGGCACAGCCTGCACGTGGTCTCGGACCTGACCATCGCCTCCCGCCAGCACGGAAAATTCAAGCAGACCGACGCCACCGTGGGCAGTTTCGACGCCGGCTACGGCTCCGCGCTGCTGGCCCGGCAGATCGGCCAGAAGAAAGCACGTGAAATCTTCTTCCTGGCCCGCGAATACTCCGCCGAGGACATGGTGGCCATGGGCGCGGTCAATGAAGCGGTGGACCATGAAAACCTGGAAAAGGTGGCACTGGAATACGCGGCGGACATTGCCCGGCAGTCTCCGCAGGCCATCCGGATGCTGAAGTTCGCGTTCAACCTGGCCGACGACGGCCTGGCCGGACAGCAGGTCTTTGCCGGCGAGGCCACCCGGCTGGCGTACATGACGGATGAGGCGGTGGAAGGCAAAGAGGCGTTCCTGGCCAAACGGGAGCCGGACTGGTCCTCCTTCCCCTACTACTTCTAGGACCGCTTTGGAACTGCTCCCAGTCCTGATCTCCCCCGGATTCGATCCGGGGATGCTCCTTGCCCCGCTGGCCGATGCGCTGGCCGGCGAGGGGCCCGCCGTGGCACCGCACACGGATCCCGGCCAGACCTTCGACGGCGAACTGCCCAATGATGACATTGCGCTGGTGATCAGCACCTCCGGCTCCACCGGAACCCCGAAACAGACCATGCTCTCCACGGACGCACTGGCCGCGTCCTCGATGGCCACCGCCATGGCGCTGGAGGCCGACGGCCAGTGGCTCGCTGCGCTGCCGGTGAACTACATTGCCGGTGTCCAGGTCCTCATCCGGTCCCTCTATGCCGGCACGCAACCGGTGTTTATGGACCTGTCCGTTCCGTTCAGCGCGGAGGTATTTACCCGGGCGGCCGAGGACATGACGGACCGCAACCGGTTTACCTCCCTGGTGCCCACCCAGCTGCACCGGCTGCTGCAGGACCCGGCGCCGGAAACCCTCCGCGTGCTGCGCCGGTTCAACGCGATCCTGCTCGGCGGCGCCCCCGCAGGCGCTCCCCTGCTGGAGAAGGCACGCAGCCACGGCCTGAACGTGGTGACCACCTACGGGATGAGCGAAACCTGCGGCGGCTGCGTCTACAACGGTGTTCCGCTGCCCGGCATCGACGTCATCCGGGAGGAGGGACGCCTGTGGATTGCCGGCGACGTGCTGGCCGACGGTTACATGGGACGCCCCGAACTGACCCGGGACCGCTTCCGGTTCAATTCCGGACGCCGCTGGTTCCGCACCGATGACACCGGCACGGTGGATGATCAGGGCCGGGTTCATGTATCCGGCCGGCTGGACGACGTCATCGTCAGCGGTGGCATCAAGATCTCGGCTCAGGCGGTTGCCGGGGCCGTGGAAACCGTGGCCGGCGTGGAGCAGGCCTTTGTGCTGGGTCTCGACGACGCCGAGTGGGGCTCCCGGGTGGGCGCCGCCGTCGTCGGCAGCGTTGACCCGGAGCTGGTCCGCGAGGCCGTCCGCTCCCGGCTGGGAGCCGCGGCCGTGCCGAAGGTGGTCCTGCTGCTCGAATCCCTGCCGCTGCTGCCCAACGGCAAAGCGGACCGGATGACGCTGCTGCGGCTGCTTGCCGCGGCTAAACACTGAACCTGATTTCCCGTAACCGAAGAACTAAGGACTGAAACTGTGGCTACAGCCGCCCAATGGTTAGAAGGCGCCCGTCCCCGGACGCTGCCGATGGCAATAGCGCCGGTCATTATCGGCTCGGCTGCCGCCTACGACCTCGGAGCCTTCCATCCGGTCCGTGCCGCGCTGGCAGCCATTGTGGCCATCCTGCTGCAGGTGGGCGTGAACTACGCCAACGACTACTCCGACGGCATCCGCGGCACCGACGATAACCGGGTGGGCCCGCTGCGGCTCACCGGTTCCCGGCTGGCCACACCCAAGCAGGTCAAATACGCGGCCTTCGTGTGCTTCGGCGCCGCGATGGTGGCCGGCTTCGCACTGGTGATCCTGGCCTCGAGCTGGTACCTGATTCTGGTCGGCTTCGGCTGCGTGGCCGCCGCCTGGGGGTACACCGGCGGAAAGAACCCCTACGGCTACCTGGGCCTGGGCGATGTGTTTGTCTTCGTTTTCTTCGGCCTTGTCGCCACCCTCGGCACCACCTACACGCAGGCCCTGGAAATCAATACCGCTGCCGTGCTGGGAGCGGTGGGCACCGGGCTGATCGCCATGGCGCTGCTGATGGCCAACAACGTCCGGGACATTCCCACGGACCGTGAGGCTGGCAAGCGGACACTTGCCGTGCGGCTGGGCGATGGCCCCGCGCGGATCAGCTACGTGATGATGCTGGCCCTGGCCCTGCTGCTGCCGCTGCTGATCGCCGGCAGCTACCCGTGGATCCTGCTGGTGCTGCTACTGGTGCCGGCGTGCATCATGCCGTGCTGGCTGATGTTGACGGGCAAAAAGCGCGGAAGCCTGATCCCGGTCCTGAAGCAGACCGGGCTGATCAACCTGGGCTTCAGCGTGCTCTACGCTGCCGGGCTGGTCATCACCCGGCTCCTGGCCTAGCCGGGCCCGGCCGGCTCCCGGTCTGGCCGGACCGGCCGGCGGCGCGGCTTGCCTCCCGGCGGCGCTTTAGACGTCGCGGCGGCGGTCGTTGTCGATCTGCACATCGGGGTTACCGGCAACCAAACCGTCCTCGGCAGCTGAGTCATCCAGTTCGGCACGGTTGCGCTTGGGTGCCCGTTCCTCGGTGAAGCGGCGCTGAACGGTACGGGCCGCTTCGTCGCGCATGTTGCGGGCAAACAGATAGGTAACGCACCAGGCCAGGACTGCAGCGGCCAGCGCGGACACCAGGACGCCCAGTCCCATCCACAGGCAGATCACGAAGAAGACGGCCACCAAACCCAGGCGGAGTGCAGTAAATTTCCAGAAAGCCACGCCTCCATTCTAGGCGCACGCGGGTTCGGCCGGCTCCTTGGCGGCGCCGGAGCCTGCCGACGGGCCGCTCAACTACAATGGGCCTATGCCTCGTCTTGTGTTGTTCGGCGTCATCCTTGTCGCTGCTGTGATCATTTACGCCGTCATCGACTGCATCATGTCCCGCGCGAACGAGGTGCGGAGCATTTCGAAGGTCTCCTGGGTGCTTGCCATCATCCTGGTACCGGTGATCGGTGCTGCGCTGTGGTTCCTCTTCGGCCGGCCGTCCGGCGGTTCCGGCGGGTCCGGACCGCGGCAGCCCCGCCGTCCCTCAGCGCCCGACGACGATCCCGATTTCCTGCGTAACCTCGAAATCCGCCGCCGGCAGGAACAGAAGGAAGCCGAGCTCAAAGCCCGCGAGGCGGAGCTTCGGGCCCGCGAAGAACAACAGGACCGCCGAAGCGACGACGGCAAGCCCGGGGCCTAGGCTCCCCGCATTCGCGGCCGCCCGCCGCAGCAGGCATTCCTCCGCCATGAGCCCGCTGAAAAGGGCTTCCCCTCCAGGCGTAAAAAGGCCCGCCCCGGGATTCCGGGGCGGGCCTTTCCACTGGCGGGGTTAGACGCCGGCGTAGCTGTGCAGGCCGGAGAAGAACATGTTCACGATGGTGAAGTTGAAGACCACGCAGAGGTAACCGACAACCGAGAGCCAGGCGGCACGGGTACCGGTCCAGCCGCGGGTGGCGCGGGCGTGCAGGTAACCGGCGTAGACCACCCAGATCACGAAGGTCCAGACTTCCTTGGTGTCCCAGCCCCAGTAGCGGCCCCAGGCCTGTTCGGCCCAGATAGCGCCGGCCATGAGGGTGAAGGTCCACAGCACGAAGGAAACAGCGTTGATGCGGTAGGCCAGGTTCTCAAGGCTCTGGGCGGAGGGAACAATCCGCAGGAACGGCAGACGTTCCGGGCGTCCGGAGCGGATGCGGGTTTCCCGGTCAGCCTGCAGCAGCTGCAGCACCGACATGGCAAACGTGAGCGTAAACAGGGCCGAGGCAATCACGGCAACGGAAACGTGGATGATCAGCCAGTAGCTCTGCAGGGCCGGTACCAGGTGCGCCACCGGGGTGGGGAAGCCGATGGTGGCCGCCATCATCATGATCAGCACCAGACCGAGGACAAACGTGCCCAGGAAGCGCAGGTCGCGGCGGGTCAGCACCAGCAGGAACACTACGGTCACCACCAGCGCGCCCGTGGTGCAGAACTCGTACATGTTGCCCCAGGGCACGCGGTGGGCAGCCATGCCGCGGGTGATAACGCCCGCTGCGTGCACGGCGGCAGCCAGCACGGTCAGCGCCACGCCGACGCGGGCGGCGTTGCGGCGCG from Arthrobacter zhangbolii includes the following:
- a CDS encoding PLD nuclease N-terminal domain-containing protein; amino-acid sequence: MPRLVLFGVILVAAVIIYAVIDCIMSRANEVRSISKVSWVLAIILVPVIGAALWFLFGRPSGGSGGSGPRQPRRPSAPDDDPDFLRNLEIRRRQEQKEAELKAREAELRAREEQQDRRSDDGKPGA
- the ccsB gene encoding c-type cytochrome biogenesis protein CcsB; translation: MPSIDYTLASYSELFMLLAAFAYTVAFLAFSWDLAKSSKTIQAVESRLETKSRVRETVPAGAPKNGSARSWDPDGGREAQTADAGMGYTGPRRNAARVGVALTVLAAAVHAAGVITRGMAAHRVPWGNMYEFCTTGALVVTVVFLLVLTRRDLRFLGTFVLGLVLIMMMAATIGFPTPVAHLVPALQSYWLIIHVSVAVIASALFTLTFAMSVLQLLQADRETRIRSGRPERLPFLRIVPSAQSLENLAYRINAVSFVLWTFTLMAGAIWAEQAWGRYWGWDTKEVWTFVIWVVYAGYLHARATRGWTGTRAAWLSVVGYLCVVFNFTIVNMFFSGLHSYAGV